The proteins below come from a single Kryptolebias marmoratus isolate JLee-2015 linkage group LG12, ASM164957v2, whole genome shotgun sequence genomic window:
- the LOC108241370 gene encoding arf-GAP with dual PH domain-containing protein 1 produces MTSELERNRQRVKQLLEKPGNGKCADCGAADPEWASYTLGVFVCHSCSGLHRNIAQISKVKSLLLDPWSSSELEFIDSVGNNAAKAKYEKLVPAFFYQPTYKDCLLLRDQWIRAKYERKEFMCVERQEAYSSGYREGFLWKRGRDNGQYLSRKFILSEREGVLKYFNKHDAREPKAIMKIDSVNATFQPAKIGTPHGLQITYLKDNSTRNIFVYHEDGKEMVDWFNGIRAAKLHYLQVAFPVSPNSELLPKLTRNYLMEGYMEKTGPKHTEGFKKRWFTMDDRRLMYFKDPLDAYARGEVFIGNKENSYTVLPGLPPNIQGYHWQFGITIVTPDRKFLFACETEQDQKDWITAFQIVINRPMLPQEYSVEALFKRKP; encoded by the exons ACCCGGAGTGGGCATCCTACACCCtgggagtgtttgtgtgtcacagCTGCTCAGGTCTCCATAGAAACATCGCTCAGATTAGCAAAGTGAAATCCCTGCTGCTGGATCCATGGAGCTCTTCTGAGTTAGAG TTTATAGACTCTGTGGGTAACAATGCTGCCAAAGCCAAGTATGAAAAGTTAGTACCTGCCTTCTTCTATCAACCTACATACAAGGATTGCCT GCTCCTGCGGGACCAGTGGATCCGAGCCAAATACGAGAGGAAGGAGTTTATGTGTGTGGAGAGACAGGAGGCCTACTCGTCAG GCTACCGAGAGGGGTTTCTATGGAAACGAGGAAGAGACAATGGACAATACCTCAGCAGAAAATTTATTCTGTCTGAACGCGAGGGTGTTCTGAAATACTTCAACAAGCATGAT GCCAGAGAGCCCAAAGCCATAATGAAGATCGACAGCGTGAATGCCACTTTCCAGCCGGCTAAAATCGGAACTCCTCATGGGCTGCAGATAACATATTTGAAGGACAACAGCACCAGGAACATCTTTGTTTACCATGAGGATGGGAAG GAAATGGTGGACTGGTTTAACGGCATCAGAGCAGCCAAGCTTCACTACCTGCAGGTGGCTTTTCCTGTCTCCCCCAACTCAGAG TTGTTGCCAAAGCTAACCAGGAACTACCTGATGGAAGGTTACATGGAGAAAACGGGTCCAAAG CACACAGAGGGTTTCAAGAAGAGGTGGTTTACGATGGACGACAGGAGGCTCATGTACTTCAAAGATCCACTG GATGCCTACGCTCGAGGCGAGGTGTTCATTGGCAATAAGGAAAACAGCTACACTGTTCTTCCTGGCCTTCCTCCCAACATTCAGGGATACCACTGGCAGTTTGGAATTACAATCGTGACTCCAGACAGAAAGTTCCTCTTTGCTTGTGAGACTGAACAGGATCAGAAGGATTGGATTACAGCATTTCAGATTGTTATCAACAGACCAATGTTACCCCAGGAGTATTCAG TGGAGGCCCTTTTTAAGCGCAAACCATGA